Proteins from a genomic interval of Pseudomonas asplenii:
- a CDS encoding MFS transporter: MTTQTLQDTPGASADERCYSTDIPARLDRLPWTRFHTLLVLALGITWLLDGLEVTLAGAVSGALKDSPSLAMSNTDIGLAGATYIAGAVLGALFFGWLTDRLGRRKLFFITLFLYIGATAATAFSWNLWSFLLFRFLTGAGIGGEYTAINSTIQEFTPARYRGWVDLTINGTFWIGAALGAVGSVILLDPDVAGGELGWRLCFGIGAALGLIIMLMRLWVPESPRWLMIHNQPEEAERIVAEIERHYRERGIEVPSVQEPPLRLHARDHTPLREVFHSLFVEHRCRAFVGLTLLTAQAFFYNAIFFTYALVLTDFYDVPSAHVGWYLLPFALGNFCGPLLLGRLFDVVGRRIMISSTYLISGVLLCFSGYLFQQQMIDATQQTIAWVVIFFFASAAASSAYLTVAETFPLEIRALAIAVFYAFGTGLGGLVGPTLFGALIETGQRTNVFYGYLIGAALMIIAAAVQALWGVAAERRSLEHVARPLSQVSD; the protein is encoded by the coding sequence ATGACGACCCAAACCCTGCAAGACACGCCAGGCGCCTCAGCGGACGAGCGCTGCTACAGCACTGATATCCCTGCCCGCCTCGACCGCCTGCCGTGGACCCGCTTCCACACCCTGCTGGTGCTGGCGCTGGGTATCACCTGGCTGCTTGATGGCCTTGAGGTGACACTCGCGGGCGCCGTATCCGGTGCACTCAAGGACAGCCCCAGCCTGGCCATGAGCAATACCGATATCGGGCTGGCGGGCGCCACCTATATCGCCGGTGCGGTACTGGGCGCGTTGTTCTTCGGCTGGCTGACCGACCGCCTGGGCCGGCGCAAACTGTTTTTCATCACCCTGTTCCTGTACATCGGCGCTACCGCGGCCACGGCCTTTTCCTGGAACCTGTGGAGTTTCCTGCTGTTCCGATTTCTGACCGGAGCGGGCATCGGCGGCGAATACACGGCGATCAACTCGACCATCCAGGAATTCACCCCGGCCCGCTATCGCGGCTGGGTGGACCTGACCATCAATGGCACCTTCTGGATCGGCGCCGCCCTGGGCGCGGTGGGTTCGGTGATCCTGCTCGACCCGGACGTGGCCGGCGGTGAGCTGGGCTGGCGGCTGTGCTTCGGCATTGGCGCCGCGCTCGGACTGATCATCATGCTGATGCGCCTGTGGGTCCCGGAGAGCCCGCGCTGGCTGATGATCCACAACCAGCCGGAAGAAGCCGAGCGCATCGTCGCCGAGATCGAACGCCATTACCGTGAGCGCGGCATCGAGGTGCCGTCGGTGCAGGAACCGCCCTTGCGCTTGCACGCCCGTGACCACACGCCGCTGCGAGAGGTGTTCCACAGCCTGTTCGTCGAACACCGGTGCCGGGCGTTCGTCGGCCTGACCCTGCTGACCGCCCAGGCGTTTTTCTACAACGCGATTTTCTTCACCTATGCCCTGGTGCTCACCGACTTCTACGACGTGCCGTCCGCCCACGTCGGCTGGTACCTGCTGCCCTTCGCCCTCGGCAATTTCTGCGGGCCGCTGCTGCTCGGCCGGCTGTTCGACGTGGTCGGCCGACGCATCATGATCAGCAGCACCTATCTGATTTCCGGGGTCTTGCTCTGTTTCAGCGGCTACCTGTTCCAGCAGCAGATGATCGACGCCACCCAGCAGACCATTGCCTGGGTGGTGATTTTCTTCTTTGCCTCAGCGGCAGCCAGTTCGGCCTACCTCACCGTGGCCGAGACCTTTCCACTGGAGATTCGCGCGCTGGCCATTGCCGTGTTCTATGCGTTCGGCACCGGCCTGGGCGGGCTGGTCGGCCCGACCCTGTTCGGCGCGCTGATCGAAACCGGCCAGCGCACCAACGTGTTCTACGGCTACCTGATCGGTGCGGCGCTGATGATCATCGCGGCGGCGGTCCAGGCACTCTGGGGCGTGGCCGCCGAGCGGCGCTCGCTGGAGCATGTGGCCAGGCCGTTGTCGCAGGTGAGTGACTGA
- a CDS encoding histidine kinase famiy protein → MARKKKPVLDRIDLAGLSSNRKDLFFAAMETSHSAMIVTDPAQPDNPIIFANQAFLSLVGFERDEVIGRNCRFLQGPETDKRVLQQVQLAVLHHHEVCVEVLNYRKDGSAFWNELFIFPLFNERGQLVYFFASQLDVSRRHDVEPRVRRAQDLEALGQLTGGIAHDFNNLLQVMAGYLELIQQSAKRPGSDPQRIFNSASHARAAAEKAQALTQQLLAFSRKQRLESRVTNLNTLLSSPDFMAGALYEAALQVELADDLWNCCIDPSQAQLAVQQLLSNAQEALEGCADPTVTVKTCNVRVPGDPLVQHDGLAEGCYVSLSVSDNGKGIAADIQEKVMQPFFTTKEEGKGSGLGLSMVYGFVKQSGGTARLSSYPGIGTTIRLYFPADGSQLCDEQKPIDPPSLRGRERILIVEDRPEVAELARVILSDYGYPADIAHDASKALTLLKHKTYDLVFSDLIMPGAMDGAALAREISRLYPHIRILLTTGYAKDSLERADIQVHEFELILKPYQPADLPRKIRTVLDA, encoded by the coding sequence TTGGCTAGAAAGAAAAAGCCCGTGCTCGACCGTATCGATCTGGCGGGGCTTTCTTCCAATCGCAAAGATCTGTTCTTCGCTGCCATGGAAACCAGTCACAGTGCGATGATCGTGACCGATCCCGCTCAGCCCGACAACCCGATCATCTTTGCCAACCAGGCGTTCCTGAGTCTTGTGGGGTTTGAGCGCGACGAAGTCATCGGACGAAATTGCCGGTTCCTGCAGGGACCGGAAACCGACAAGCGTGTCCTGCAGCAGGTCCAGCTTGCGGTGCTGCACCACCATGAAGTGTGTGTGGAGGTGCTCAATTACCGTAAGGATGGCTCGGCCTTCTGGAACGAGCTGTTCATTTTTCCGTTATTCAACGAGCGCGGGCAACTGGTGTACTTTTTTGCCTCCCAGTTGGACGTGAGCCGGCGTCACGATGTGGAACCGCGTGTACGTCGCGCACAAGACCTGGAGGCCCTGGGGCAACTGACCGGCGGCATCGCCCATGATTTCAATAATCTGCTGCAGGTGATGGCCGGCTATCTCGAATTGATTCAACAGAGTGCCAAACGCCCTGGCAGCGACCCGCAGCGCATTTTCAACAGCGCCAGTCATGCGCGAGCAGCGGCCGAAAAGGCTCAAGCCTTGACTCAGCAGTTATTGGCGTTTTCGCGCAAGCAACGGCTCGAAAGCCGGGTGACCAATCTGAACACCTTGCTGAGCAGCCCCGACTTCATGGCAGGTGCGCTGTATGAGGCCGCTCTGCAGGTGGAACTCGCCGACGATTTATGGAACTGCTGCATCGACCCTTCCCAGGCGCAGTTGGCAGTCCAGCAACTCCTATCGAACGCCCAGGAAGCGCTGGAGGGGTGCGCCGATCCGACGGTGACCGTCAAAACCTGCAACGTCCGGGTTCCAGGCGATCCCCTTGTTCAGCACGATGGGCTGGCCGAGGGATGCTACGTGAGCCTCTCGGTCAGCGATAATGGCAAAGGCATCGCAGCCGATATCCAGGAAAAAGTCATGCAGCCGTTCTTCACCACCAAGGAAGAAGGCAAGGGCTCTGGCCTGGGGCTGTCGATGGTCTATGGTTTCGTCAAGCAATCGGGGGGCACGGCCCGTCTCTCTTCGTATCCGGGCATCGGTACGACAATACGCCTGTATTTTCCGGCCGATGGCAGCCAGCTCTGCGACGAGCAGAAGCCGATCGATCCTCCCTCGCTGCGAGGCCGGGAGAGAATCCTGATAGTTGAGGACCGACCCGAGGTCGCGGAACTGGCACGGGTGATTCTGTCTGACTACGGTTACCCGGCAGACATAGCCCACGATGCCAGCAAGGCATTGACCCTGCTCAAGCATAAAACCTACGACCTGGTGTTCAGCGACTTGATCATGCCGGGAGCAATGGATGGCGCGGCCCTGGCGCGCGAGATATCACGCTTGTATCCGCACATCAGAATCTTGCTCACGACAGGTTATGCGAAAGATTCATTGGAGCGCGCGGATATCCAGGTGCATGAGTTCGAGCTGATTCTCAAACCTTACCAGCCCGCTGATCTACCCCGGAAAATCCGCACGGTGCTCGACGCCTAG
- a CDS encoding methyl-accepting chemotaxis protein codes for MHTMRKVAVEMQAASGGVEALGKQSLLISSIIQTISSIAQQTNLLALNAAIEAARAGEQGRGFAVVADEVRQLAGRTSTATEEIASVVLENQKLVDQTVAEMANSKSQAEEGLELATQAGQVIVEIQDGAKRVVEAVGRFATQVA; via the coding sequence ATGCACACCATGCGCAAAGTCGCTGTCGAGATGCAGGCTGCCTCGGGCGGGGTTGAAGCGCTCGGGAAGCAGTCGCTGTTAATCAGCTCGATTATTCAAACGATCAGTAGTATTGCCCAGCAAACCAATCTGTTGGCATTGAATGCTGCTATTGAAGCTGCCCGCGCAGGTGAGCAGGGTCGAGGTTTCGCCGTCGTTGCAGATGAGGTTCGACAATTGGCCGGGCGCACCAGCACAGCGACTGAAGAGATCGCATCGGTTGTTTTGGAGAATCAAAAGCTGGTGGACCAGACCGTAGCTGAGATGGCGAACAGTAAGTCTCAAGCAGAAGAAGGTCTGGAACTGGCCACGCAGGCAGGCCAGGTAATTGTAGAGATTCAGGATGGAGCCAAAAGAGTAGTCGAAGCGGTGGGGAGGTTTGCAACTCAAGTGGCTTAA
- the clsB gene encoding cardiolipin synthase ClsB: MNAPWLEGNDVQLLINGNDYYSRVFDSIRRARQRVLLETFILFDDVVGKALQQVLIEASQRGVQIDVTVDGYGTANLPPTFIQAMTSAGVRLHVFDPQPRLMGLRTHIFRRLHRKIVVIDGQLAFIGGLNYAADHLEESGPMAKQDYAVEVTGPVVAQIEDCCLHLLAEEPPRRRAAPTRPDGGQAWARLLERDNQHHTTAIEGQYLAALQAARFRVMVANAYFFPGYRLLRELRNVARRGVEVTLILQGQPDMRWVRSLSRLLYNYLLRDGVRVFEYCRRPLHGKVALVDDEWATVGSSNLDPLSLALNLEANLFIRDNLFNEHLHNHLRQLIHSDCKRITLERMIRGYWWRAPLIFLCFHCIRHFPAIAGWLPAHKQYLHPMAPRVQHMGCREGENG; encoded by the coding sequence GTGAACGCCCCCTGGCTGGAAGGCAATGACGTCCAATTGCTGATCAATGGCAATGACTATTACAGCCGTGTCTTCGACAGCATTCGCCGCGCTCGACAACGTGTGCTGCTTGAAACCTTCATCCTCTTTGATGATGTCGTTGGTAAGGCACTACAGCAGGTACTCATAGAGGCCTCACAACGGGGCGTACAGATTGATGTCACGGTCGATGGCTACGGTACCGCCAACCTGCCTCCGACGTTCATCCAGGCCATGACATCAGCGGGCGTGCGCCTGCATGTATTCGATCCGCAACCACGCTTGATGGGCCTTCGCACCCATATCTTTCGGCGTCTGCATCGCAAGATCGTCGTGATTGATGGCCAGCTGGCGTTTATCGGCGGGCTCAACTATGCGGCTGATCACCTGGAAGAATCCGGCCCCATGGCCAAACAGGACTATGCGGTAGAGGTCACCGGCCCCGTTGTGGCCCAGATAGAAGACTGTTGCCTGCACCTGCTCGCAGAAGAACCTCCCAGGCGGCGAGCGGCCCCCACACGCCCTGACGGCGGACAGGCATGGGCACGGTTGCTTGAACGTGACAATCAGCATCACACCACTGCGATCGAGGGCCAGTACCTGGCAGCCCTTCAGGCCGCCCGCTTTCGAGTGATGGTTGCCAACGCCTATTTCTTTCCGGGTTATCGTTTGCTTCGGGAACTGCGCAATGTTGCCCGACGCGGGGTGGAGGTGACGCTGATTCTTCAGGGGCAGCCGGACATGCGTTGGGTACGTTCACTCTCCAGGCTGTTGTATAACTACCTGCTGCGCGATGGCGTCAGGGTCTTCGAATATTGTCGTCGCCCCCTGCATGGAAAGGTCGCCCTGGTGGACGATGAATGGGCCACGGTAGGCTCCAGCAATCTCGATCCGCTGAGCCTGGCGTTGAACCTGGAAGCCAATCTGTTCATCCGCGATAACCTGTTCAACGAACACCTGCACAATCATCTTCGCCAACTCATCCACTCAGACTGCAAGCGCATCACACTTGAACGGATGATCCGCGGTTACTGGTGGAGGGCGCCCCTGATCTTTCTGTGCTTTCACTGCATCCGGCATTTTCCGGCGATTGCTGGCTGGCTGCCGGCACATAAGCAGTACCTGCACCCGATGGCTCCCCGCGTGCAACACATGGGCTGTCGCGAGGGAGAAAACGGATGA